In Endozoicomonas sp. GU-1, one DNA window encodes the following:
- a CDS encoding transposase encodes MVIRILPCATQFIDHLDQALRRAPQAQRLTTKQRYFLAFVISAMILTQKLCWATMERRSLGQYTSAALWWMFYRSEIVWHLLLRISVLVIIGRYGLSEGNLLIDDTGRSRCKRTKKIGKTHKIREKKTSGYVNGQELVFLVLQTPLVTIPIDFRFYMPDPKMTEWRKKRDLLKKQGVPPKDRPPKPKPNSEYPTKQLLALDLIQAFQRHFPDINVTGILADALYGDAHFMDGASSVFSGTQVVSQLRWNQTVIYKNKEVNLKTYFDSYLGPGVKKTLVIRGGKEQKVTVLSARLKVKAHGQKRFIIALKYEGEDDYRYLAATDVSWRHDDIARLHTLRWLIEVFFEDWKLHEGWCNRALQQGIEGSERGVILSVLCDHMLLLHPEQSARLEHKQPALTVGCLVEKLRIDALLDIIRTVVDSENPQEQFKKLTESLEDYRPVRISSKHMAGRELGRMMPTASLKYRLPEYQTLVH; translated from the coding sequence ATGGTTATACGTATTCTTCCCTGCGCTACTCAATTTATTGATCATCTCGATCAAGCCTTACGCCGTGCTCCGCAAGCTCAGCGACTGACTACCAAGCAACGCTATTTTCTGGCATTTGTCATTTCGGCAATGATTCTGACGCAGAAGCTCTGTTGGGCAACCATGGAACGTCGAAGCCTTGGCCAATACACATCAGCCGCCTTATGGTGGATGTTTTACCGATCCGAAATTGTCTGGCATCTACTGCTACGCATCAGTGTTCTCGTCATTATTGGCCGCTATGGTTTATCAGAGGGAAATCTTCTTATTGACGACACCGGGCGCTCACGATGCAAACGAACCAAAAAGATAGGCAAGACCCACAAGATTAGGGAGAAGAAGACCAGTGGTTATGTCAACGGTCAGGAGCTGGTCTTTCTGGTTTTACAAACCCCGCTGGTGACCATTCCCATTGACTTCCGGTTCTATATGCCTGACCCGAAGATGACCGAATGGCGGAAGAAAAGAGACTTGTTGAAAAAACAGGGAGTTCCTCCAAAGGATCGACCTCCCAAGCCAAAGCCCAACAGTGAGTACCCAACAAAACAGCTACTGGCGCTGGATTTGATTCAGGCCTTCCAACGCCACTTTCCTGATATAAACGTCACCGGCATCCTGGCGGACGCTCTCTATGGTGATGCCCATTTTATGGATGGAGCTTCCTCAGTCTTCTCGGGAACACAGGTTGTTAGCCAGCTCCGTTGGAACCAGACGGTGATCTACAAAAACAAAGAAGTTAATCTGAAGACCTATTTTGACAGTTATCTCGGGCCTGGCGTTAAAAAAACTCTGGTCATACGAGGAGGAAAGGAGCAAAAGGTGACGGTATTGTCTGCCCGTCTCAAGGTCAAAGCCCATGGGCAGAAGCGATTTATTATTGCTTTGAAATACGAGGGAGAGGACGACTATCGCTATCTGGCCGCCACGGATGTTTCCTGGCGTCATGATGATATTGCCCGGCTTCACACGCTGAGGTGGTTGATCGAGGTGTTCTTTGAGGACTGGAAACTTCATGAAGGCTGGTGCAACAGAGCCTTGCAGCAAGGCATTGAAGGGTCTGAGCGTGGCGTGATCCTGAGCGTGCTGTGTGACCATATGTTGCTCCTTCATCCTGAACAATCTGCCCGCTTGGAACACAAGCAGCCTGCGCTTACCGTTGGCTGTCTGGTCGAGAAGCTCAGAATCGATGCGTTGCTGGATATCATCCGGACAGTTGTGGATTCAGAAAATCCTCAGGAGCAGTTCAAGAAGCTGACGGAGTCTCTGGAAGACTACCGGCCAGTGAGAATATCCAGCAAGCATATGGCGGGCAGGGAGCTGGGGAGAATGATGCCAACTGCTTCACTCAAGTATCGTTTACCGGAATATCAAACACTTGTGCATTAG